From the Streptomyces sp. Sge12 genome, the window TGGCGGCGACGTCCGTGATCGTGGTCACCACCGTGTCGATGAGGTTGCCCGACTCGTCCTTGAACTCGACCTGCACCGCGAAGGACTTCGACGCGTCGTCGGTGTTCTGCACGGTCACGGGCACCGTCGTGTACCCGTCCGCGTCCGTCGCCACCGAGCCCAGGGTCACCTGGCCCTTGGCATCGACCCCGCCCTTCACCTCGGCGAGCTTGTCCTGCGCCACCGCAGCCGCCGACTCGGCGGCCCGCTTGGCCTCGGCCGCCGCCGACGAGACCGCCTCGCCCGCCGACTGCACCGCCGACGCGGCGCTGGAGACGGCCCCGGACGGGGTGCTGTCGCCGTCCGAGCAGCCCGCGGCGCCGAGCGCCACCAGCGAGACCGCCACCACACCTGCCGCACCACGCATCCACGCCAGCGCTGTCACCATGCCTCCACGGGTGTTCGGAACTTCCGGACTCCCAGTCAACGGCGCCCCGGCCCGGATGCCCAGTGGACCGGGCATCCGGGTGAGGCGTACGGCAGCCCGCGCAGCCGCAGCCGCAGCCGCAGCCGCGGACACGGCCTCAGGCGCGGGCCGCGGACAGCCGCTGCTCGTGCACGCGCAGCTGGAGGTCGGCGAGGTCCAGCAGGGGAGTGGCCACCCCCAGCGCGCGGGCGCGCAGGGTGAGGTCGGTCAGGACGTGGTCGGCCTCCGTCGGCGCTCCCGCGACGAGGTCGCGGTACAGGGACGGGGTGAGCGGGGAGCCCGGCGCCGTGACGGTCGACGTGGTGAAGGCGAGCTCGGCCCCGGTCACCGGGTGACCCGCGGCCTCCGCCACCGCCGTCGTCTCGGCGATCAGGGCCGCCGCCAGATCGGGCCCGCCCGCAACGGCGTTCACCTCTCCGACCGTGCCGCGCATCAGGCAGGTCAGGGCGACGAGGGTGGAGATGAAGACCCACTTGTGCCACATGGCGGCGACGATGTCCTCGGTCGCCGGCGAGTCGATGCCGGCTTCGGCCAGGACGGTACGGATCGAGTCCACGCGGGCCGACGGACGGGCGTCGAGCTCACCGGTCAGGATGACCGCGGGCGGCGCCATGCGGAGGATGTCGCCGTCCTCGTTCAGGGTGGTGACCACCTTCGCGACACCGCCGAGGACTGCGCCCGCCCCGAGGTGTGCGACGAGCGCGTCGAGGTGCGCCACGCCGTTGAGCAGGGGTACGACGGCGGTGTCCGGGCCGACGGCGGGTTCGATGTCGGCCAGGGCCGTGGTCAATGCGGTCGCTTTCACGGAGAGCAGGACCAGGTCGTACGGTCCGCCCACCGCGTCCGCCGTCACCAGGCGCGGCGCGAGGTGCAGCTGCTCTCCCTGGCCCGTCACGCGCAGGCCGCGCGCTTCCAGGGCCTTCGCGCGGCCCGGCCGGACCAGGAAGGAGACGTCCTGGCCCGCGTTCGCGAGCCGGGCGCCGAAGAAGCCGCCGACGGCACCCGCGCCGACCGTGAGGATCCTCATGGATTGCTTGCCTTTCGGGATGGGGGACGTGGGACGGGTGGGATCAGGTACGGCCCGCGCCGAGCGGGCTGTCCTCGGCGGGGGTGCGCGCCGAGCGCGGTGCGTACCGGGAAACCGCCACCCCGGCCAGGCACAGCGCCCCGCCGAGGAGGGTCAGCCAGGCGGGTACCTCGCCGAGGAGGGTCCAGCTGAGCAGGACGACGATGGCGGGGACGGCGTACGTGGTCGCGCCCAGCTTGCCGGCGGGCATCCGCGCCAGGGCGTAGGTCCAGGTGGTGAAGGCGAGGGCGGTCGGCACCACGCCCAGGTAGATCATGTTCAGGGTCGCGGACACCGGTGCGTCGGGCACCTCCGCGAGCAGCTGGCCCGTGAAGGGCAGGCAGACCACGGCTCCCGTCAGGCAGGCGTAGGTGGTGACCTGGAGCGGCGTGCCGTAGGAGAGTGCCGGCTTCTGGGCGACGACGCCGGTCGCGTAGGCCACCGCAGCGAG encodes:
- a CDS encoding 2-dehydropantoate 2-reductase, translating into MRILTVGAGAVGGFFGARLANAGQDVSFLVRPGRAKALEARGLRVTGQGEQLHLAPRLVTADAVGGPYDLVLLSVKATALTTALADIEPAVGPDTAVVPLLNGVAHLDALVAHLGAGAVLGGVAKVVTTLNEDGDILRMAPPAVILTGELDARPSARVDSIRTVLAEAGIDSPATEDIVAAMWHKWVFISTLVALTCLMRGTVGEVNAVAGGPDLAAALIAETTAVAEAAGHPVTGAELAFTTSTVTAPGSPLTPSLYRDLVAGAPTEADHVLTDLTLRARALGVATPLLDLADLQLRVHEQRLSAARA